The Euphorbia lathyris chromosome 2, ddEupLath1.1, whole genome shotgun sequence genome includes a window with the following:
- the LOC136218480 gene encoding serine/arginine-rich splicing factor SR34A — protein sequence MSSRFSRTIYVGNLPPDIREWEVEDLFYKYGRILDIELKIPPRPPCYCFVEFENSRDAEDAIRGRDGYNFDGSRLRVELAHGGRGQSSSDRRGSYGSGGGGGGGGGGGGGSGGGSRYGISRHSEFRVIVRGLPSSASWQDLKDHMRKAGDVCFAEVSRDSDGTFGVVDYTNHEDMKYAIRKLDDTEFRNPWARSYIRVKRYENSPSRSRSRSRSPRRTRSKSLERSPSRSVSNSISASPVKSSRATRLRSRSGSRSRSESPKKARSGSA from the exons ATGAGCAGCCGCTTTTCTCGAACAATCTATGTTGGAAACTTGCCCCCAGATATAAGAGAATGGGAAGTTGAAGATCTATTTTACAAG TATGGTCGTATACTGGACATTGAGTTGAAGATTCCTCCTCGCCCTCCGTGTTATTGTTTCGTTGAG TTTGAAAATTCCCGGGATGCTGAAGATGCAATCAGGGGTCGGGATGGCTATAATTTTGATGGAAGTCGTTTGAGG GTCGAGCTTGCTCATGGAGGTAGAGGGCAATCTTCAAGTGATCGTCGTGGGAGTTATGGTAGCGGTGGTGGGGGCGGGGGTGGGGGTGGGGGTGGAGGTGGAAGTGGGGGTGGAAGTCGATATGGAATCTCACGTCATTCTGAATTTCGAG TTATTGTTCGTGGACTCCCATCTTCTGCTTCCTGGCAAGATCTGAAG GATCACATGAGGAAAGCAGGCGATGTGTGCTTTGCTGAAGTTTCTCGTGACAGTGATG GAACATTTGGTGTTGTTGATTATACAAATCATGAAGACATGAAATATGCT ATTCGGAAACTTGATGACACTGAGTTCAGGAATCCTTGGGCTAGATCTTATATTCGG GTGAAGAGGTATGAAAACAGTCCGTCAAGGAGCCGCAGCAGAAGCAGAAGTCCAAGAAGGACTCGAAG CAAATCATTGGAACGTTCCCCTTCAAGATCAGTGTCCAATTCTATATCGGCATCACCTGTTAAATCATCCAG AGCTACTAGGTTGAGGTCGAGGTCAGGGTCAAGGTCAAGGTCAGAATCTCCCAAGAAG GCAAGATCTGGCAGTGCTTAG